A genome region from Chryseobacterium sp. G0186 includes the following:
- a CDS encoding putative signal transducing protein — MSNLIRFKFYETALEANRDKQILAENGINSFIANEQLIQSDWLLSQAVGGIQLQVFEEDQEKANQILQDYQDNKLHALEVEHTIEDPEFDFVCPKCGSNHIYRDDKATSFFGISFLTSHKFICYYCGNEFTH; from the coding sequence ATGTCAAATCTGATTCGTTTTAAATTTTATGAAACTGCCCTTGAAGCCAACAGGGATAAACAGATATTGGCTGAAAATGGGATTAATAGTTTCATTGCCAATGAACAGCTCATTCAATCTGACTGGCTGCTTTCACAGGCTGTAGGAGGAATTCAGCTTCAGGTTTTTGAAGAAGATCAGGAGAAAGCCAATCAGATTCTTCAGGATTATCAGGATAACAAACTGCACGCCTTGGAAGTAGAGCATACCATTGAAGACCCTGAATTTGATTTTGTTTGTCCGAAATGCGGTTCCAATCATATCTACAGAGATGATAAGGCAACCAGCTTCTTTGGAATTTCATTTTTAACGAGTCATAAATTTATATGTTATTATTGTGGAAATGAGTTCACTCATTAA